A section of the Akkermansia muciniphila genome encodes:
- a CDS encoding FtsB family cell division protein — protein sequence MAELEIRREKRALIVQRALRLFAIVLALCLTMLLSLVCFKPWKDLRSLEHERSFLQAHLEKSREQMEQAKNEFIWISQDPHYFEMIARDKGNLALPGEHILRIAEPKRLK from the coding sequence TTGGCGGAACTTGAAATCCGCCGGGAGAAACGTGCCCTGATCGTCCAGAGGGCTTTGCGCCTCTTCGCCATTGTCCTGGCCCTGTGCCTCACCATGCTGCTTTCCCTGGTGTGTTTCAAGCCGTGGAAGGACCTGCGCTCCCTGGAGCATGAGCGTTCCTTCCTCCAGGCGCACCTGGAAAAATCCAGGGAACAGATGGAACAGGCCAAGAATGAATTCATCTGGATTTCCCAGGACCCCCACTACTTTGAAATGATCGCGCGGGACAAAGGCAACCTGGCCCTTCCCGGTGAGCATATCCTCCGCATCGCGGAACCCAAGCGCCTTAAATAA
- a CDS encoding DNA alkylation repair protein, which produces MIESRRKLRERIEALAEPEFQKFSAALIPGVNRLLGVRLPVLRNLARMEVRGNWRELLENPAGDPYAEEVMLDGMLIALARMEPEERLEHVARFVPRMDNWAVCDTFCTSLKFSKKHPSLVWEFIQPYLTSARVYDVRFAVVMMLAHFITEDYVEQVLALLDGVRHEDYYVSMAVAWAVSVCYVKFPAVTLEYLRNSSLSDFTYNKALQKIIESLRVSREDKSLMRSMKRK; this is translated from the coding sequence ATGATTGAGAGCAGGCGGAAGCTGAGGGAAAGAATTGAGGCATTGGCGGAACCGGAGTTCCAGAAGTTTTCCGCTGCCCTGATTCCCGGCGTCAACCGCCTGCTTGGCGTCCGCCTTCCCGTTCTCCGGAATCTTGCCCGTATGGAGGTGAGGGGGAATTGGCGGGAGCTTCTGGAGAACCCCGCCGGGGACCCGTATGCGGAGGAAGTGATGCTGGACGGCATGCTGATAGCGCTGGCGCGCATGGAGCCGGAGGAACGCCTGGAACACGTCGCGCGCTTTGTGCCCCGCATGGATAACTGGGCCGTTTGCGATACTTTCTGCACCAGTCTGAAGTTCAGCAAAAAGCATCCGTCCCTGGTGTGGGAGTTCATCCAGCCGTATTTAACATCCGCACGGGTTTATGATGTCCGCTTTGCCGTGGTGATGATGCTGGCCCATTTTATTACGGAGGATTACGTGGAACAGGTGCTGGCCCTGCTGGATGGCGTGCGGCATGAGGATTATTACGTGAGCATGGCCGTGGCCTGGGCGGTTTCCGTCTGTTATGTGAAGTTCCCGGCAGTGACGCTGGAGTATTTGAGGAATTCTTCCCTGTCCGATTTCACTTACAACAAGGCCCTGCAAAAAATTATTGAATCCCTGCGGGTTAGCCGGGAAGACAAGAGTTTGATGCGGAGCATGAAGCGCAAATAG
- a CDS encoding DUF3472 domain-containing protein — protein sequence MTRFILSLWLLLTLPVSASWYGDEVKPGSDIIMVDLLYPYWPESTYFSCWNLDMFPKGGYFYAGVAANANDNTNLETYRPSTVWSFWPAPVYEGRQVRNVYVNPHVYAQQYVGEGASGKAGGRDVPWIKTKQWYTMLMRTWGADEAKKECYAGWWMKDQSSNRWHHIATFRIPYAATGFKGNGGFLEDFGHGGRKQRELWRGKGFYRNNGAWEKCDTVSINVPKEGGMKYSGWTVHQTENDSVLTMSYTENRQFPRNLEPGRKHTFKLNQPDKPVMDAIAAEGKARHDGSQVIVDWTLAETSSPQFGYKIEVFDNPQYSGTPVYAVEEQIPHVRTKAVALPRDISQCFVRLTITDIFDQQKTLKLAKAAAEAPLKGLPGKKDLSSGLEYKYLENKDGWSKLAELDFSKPLRTGVSHGFDTALRGAREGRFAFEYEGFLVVPQTGAYTFALQTCDGSRLDIGGKTVIDNDGLHSTSEKRASVFLEKGVTPIKLTYFKKKPEHEFTVAWVGWQYGNRPMEEIPLASLMRPKRADIPEARLEVGGKGPERVLKTAVSSGRVNKVEYYNGAKLVASADAAPFTAPLMLFDGENKLWARVFYNGSRTVDTPVVPVHSQSRITPGWEAMLRGEPGLPHSISGTGNSFRFVGEGEYLVNRKIKGDFMLTAHISSISDKALDTGDDCWAGIMVRKDAGATNYDDEIAVFRTVGRGLRCSADFSDYGTGRQSTFTLNKDHSWVRIMRRGNEFTCFTSPDMKKWEMGMQRIIPMKEEAIAGITFRTIPGKGKGIFSAAMDGISIKPVKLQPHKITAAMPAGKIIGYSLLSPELAVARYRSGADLLERKNGTYARKPLTLPKGVKTVRSMALAGDKMFLLAPTSQGGALFSSKDMGKTWTVANPDVKVDPSPISFIAGELISVNPRNPREIIVGSDRAGLFMSTDGGDTWNNVGLAGEPVTNVGFHTTAQGRIGAVTADRKANTSKIFISTNNGKKWTQKNEVQGAGFLRLVYDTRAADQLYVFSTQGVYTSFNDCRTMNRVLQGLPVTQPTLAIDRRRLDDTFMLAVPLDGKGVYSSERNARNWQKRSDKEDWGAAFNLLIDTANNKHITLYAEKGIYESTDEGKTWKQVYPGH from the coding sequence ATGACCAGATTTATCCTTTCCCTGTGGCTCCTGTTAACGCTTCCCGTCTCCGCCAGCTGGTACGGTGACGAAGTGAAGCCGGGATCCGACATCATCATGGTGGACCTGCTCTACCCCTACTGGCCGGAATCCACCTACTTTTCCTGCTGGAACCTGGACATGTTCCCCAAGGGCGGCTACTTCTATGCCGGTGTGGCGGCCAACGCCAACGACAACACGAACCTGGAAACCTACCGCCCGTCCACCGTATGGTCCTTCTGGCCAGCTCCGGTCTACGAAGGGCGCCAGGTGCGCAACGTGTACGTGAACCCGCACGTCTACGCCCAGCAATATGTGGGTGAAGGCGCTTCCGGAAAAGCCGGAGGACGCGACGTCCCGTGGATCAAGACCAAGCAGTGGTACACCATGCTCATGCGCACGTGGGGTGCGGATGAAGCCAAAAAGGAATGCTACGCCGGCTGGTGGATGAAAGACCAGTCCAGCAACCGTTGGCACCACATAGCCACCTTCCGCATCCCCTATGCGGCCACCGGCTTCAAGGGAAACGGCGGCTTTCTGGAGGACTTCGGGCACGGGGGCCGCAAGCAGCGGGAACTGTGGCGCGGCAAGGGCTTTTACCGGAACAACGGCGCCTGGGAAAAATGTGATACCGTTTCCATTAACGTGCCCAAGGAGGGAGGCATGAAATACAGCGGCTGGACGGTGCACCAAACGGAAAACGACTCCGTCCTGACCATGTCCTACACGGAAAACAGGCAATTCCCCAGAAACCTGGAACCGGGCCGCAAGCACACATTCAAGCTGAACCAGCCGGACAAGCCCGTGATGGACGCCATCGCGGCGGAAGGCAAGGCGCGCCACGACGGCAGCCAGGTGATCGTGGACTGGACGCTGGCGGAAACGTCCTCCCCCCAGTTCGGTTACAAGATAGAAGTCTTTGACAATCCGCAATACTCCGGAACGCCAGTCTACGCAGTGGAAGAACAAATCCCGCACGTGCGCACCAAAGCCGTCGCTCTGCCCCGGGACATTTCCCAATGCTTCGTCAGGCTCACCATCACGGACATCTTTGACCAGCAGAAAACCCTGAAACTCGCCAAGGCCGCCGCGGAAGCTCCCCTGAAAGGGCTGCCCGGCAAAAAAGACCTGTCCAGCGGACTGGAATACAAATACCTGGAAAACAAGGACGGATGGTCCAAACTGGCGGAACTGGACTTCTCCAAGCCGTTGCGGACCGGCGTCTCCCATGGATTTGACACGGCCCTGCGCGGGGCGAGGGAAGGACGCTTCGCCTTTGAATATGAAGGCTTCCTGGTCGTCCCACAGACGGGGGCCTACACCTTTGCCCTCCAAACCTGCGACGGAAGCCGCCTGGACATCGGCGGAAAAACCGTTATTGACAACGACGGACTGCACAGCACGTCGGAAAAGCGCGCCTCCGTCTTCCTGGAAAAAGGCGTTACGCCCATCAAGCTGACCTACTTCAAGAAAAAGCCGGAACACGAATTCACCGTGGCGTGGGTGGGCTGGCAGTACGGCAACCGCCCCATGGAGGAAATACCGCTCGCCAGCCTCATGCGTCCCAAACGGGCGGACATACCGGAAGCCAGGCTGGAAGTGGGAGGCAAGGGGCCGGAACGCGTGCTGAAAACAGCGGTCTCCTCCGGACGGGTGAACAAGGTGGAATACTATAACGGCGCCAAGCTGGTCGCCTCCGCGGACGCAGCCCCCTTCACCGCTCCCCTGATGCTCTTTGACGGGGAAAACAAACTGTGGGCGCGCGTCTTCTACAACGGTTCCCGCACGGTGGACACCCCCGTCGTTCCCGTCCATTCCCAGAGCCGCATCACCCCCGGCTGGGAAGCCATGCTGCGCGGGGAACCGGGGCTGCCCCATTCCATCAGCGGAACGGGAAACTCCTTCCGCTTCGTGGGGGAAGGGGAATACCTGGTCAACAGAAAAATCAAGGGGGACTTCATGCTGACGGCCCACATCAGCTCCATCAGCGACAAGGCGCTGGACACCGGGGACGACTGCTGGGCGGGCATCATGGTGCGCAAGGACGCCGGGGCCACCAACTACGATGATGAAATCGCCGTCTTCCGGACCGTGGGCCGCGGCCTCCGGTGCAGCGCGGACTTCAGCGACTACGGAACGGGCCGCCAATCCACCTTCACCCTGAACAAGGACCACTCCTGGGTGCGCATCATGCGGCGCGGCAATGAATTCACCTGCTTCACCTCCCCGGACATGAAAAAATGGGAAATGGGCATGCAGCGCATCATCCCGATGAAGGAGGAAGCCATCGCCGGCATCACGTTCAGGACCATTCCGGGCAAGGGCAAGGGCATCTTTTCCGCCGCCATGGACGGAATTTCCATCAAACCCGTCAAACTCCAGCCGCACAAGATAACCGCCGCCATGCCTGCCGGAAAAATCATCGGCTATTCCCTGCTCTCCCCGGAGCTGGCAGTAGCGCGCTACCGTTCCGGGGCGGACCTGCTGGAACGCAAAAACGGCACCTACGCCCGCAAGCCCCTTACACTGCCCAAGGGCGTCAAAACCGTCCGTTCCATGGCGCTTGCCGGGGACAAAATGTTCCTGCTGGCCCCGACCTCCCAGGGAGGAGCCCTGTTCAGCAGCAAGGATATGGGTAAAACGTGGACCGTCGCCAACCCGGATGTAAAAGTGGACCCGTCCCCCATCTCCTTCATTGCCGGGGAGCTCATCTCCGTCAATCCCCGGAATCCGCGGGAAATCATCGTCGGTTCGGACCGCGCCGGGTTATTCATGAGCACGGACGGCGGAGACACCTGGAACAACGTAGGCCTGGCGGGGGAACCCGTCACCAACGTCGGCTTCCATACGACCGCCCAGGGCAGGATCGGGGCCGTGACGGCGGACCGCAAGGCCAATACCAGCAAAATCTTCATCTCCACCAACAACGGGAAGAAATGGACCCAGAAAAATGAAGTGCAGGGAGCGGGCTTCCTGAGGCTGGTGTACGACACCCGCGCCGCAGACCAGCTCTACGTCTTCTCCACCCAGGGCGTGTACACCTCCTTCAATGACTGCCGCACCATGAACCGCGTGCTTCAGGGGCTGCCCGTCACGCAGCCTACGCTGGCGATCGACAGGCGCCGCCTGGACGATACCTTCATGCTCGCCGTCCCGCTGGACGGCAAAGGAGTGTACTCCAGCGAACGCAACGCCAGAAACTGGCAGAAGCGGTCGGACAAGGAAGACTGGGGCGCCGCCTTCAACCTGCTGATTGACACCGCGAACAACAAGCACATCACCCTGTACGCGGAAAAAGGCATCTATGAAAGCACGGACGAAGGCAAAACCTGGAAACAGGTTTACCCCGGCCATTAA
- the eno gene encoding phosphopyruvate hydratase yields the protein MEIIDVRGREIIDSRGNPTVEVDVALAGGAIGRASVPSGASTGEHEAWELRDGDAKRYGGKGVLKAVDNINNIIAPEVSGHDATLQPSIDKIMIDLDGTPNKSRLGANAILGVSLAVAKAAAIQLNLPLFKYLGGPNAKVLPVPMMNIINGGAHSDSPIDFQEFMIMPKGAPTFREALRYGAEVFHALKDVLHDRGLSTAVGDEGGFAPSLKSADDALECIAQAVKRAGYTLGTDIFIALDVASSEFYDPSQNLYVFKKSDGRGRTAAELTAYYQELQKKYPIISIEDGCAENDWEGWEQLTRAMGHNTQLVGDDLFVTNVEFLNLGISRHVANAVLVKVNQIGSLTETLDTVELAKDNKYSAIISHRSGETEDATIADIAVATNAGQIKTGSLSRSDRMAKYNQLLRIEEELGDDAVYGGKIHIL from the coding sequence CTGGAAATCATCGACGTCCGCGGCCGTGAAATCATTGATTCACGGGGCAATCCCACCGTAGAAGTGGACGTGGCCCTGGCCGGCGGCGCCATCGGGCGCGCATCCGTCCCCAGCGGCGCCTCCACCGGGGAGCATGAAGCCTGGGAACTCCGGGACGGAGACGCCAAGCGTTACGGCGGCAAGGGTGTTCTCAAGGCCGTGGATAATATCAACAACATTATTGCTCCGGAAGTATCCGGGCATGATGCCACCCTCCAGCCGTCCATTGACAAGATCATGATTGACCTGGACGGCACCCCCAACAAGTCCCGCCTGGGCGCCAACGCCATCCTGGGCGTCTCCCTGGCTGTGGCAAAAGCCGCCGCCATCCAGCTCAACCTCCCCCTCTTCAAATACCTGGGCGGCCCGAACGCCAAAGTGCTGCCCGTCCCGATGATGAACATCATCAACGGCGGCGCCCACTCGGACTCCCCCATTGACTTTCAGGAATTCATGATCATGCCCAAGGGCGCCCCCACCTTCCGGGAAGCCCTGCGCTACGGTGCGGAAGTCTTCCATGCGCTCAAGGACGTGCTGCATGACCGCGGCCTGTCCACCGCCGTGGGGGATGAAGGCGGCTTTGCCCCTTCCCTGAAATCCGCGGACGACGCCCTGGAATGCATCGCCCAGGCCGTGAAACGCGCAGGCTATACCCTGGGCACGGACATCTTCATTGCCCTGGACGTGGCTTCCTCCGAATTCTACGATCCCTCCCAGAACCTGTACGTCTTCAAGAAATCTGACGGCCGCGGCAGAACGGCTGCGGAACTGACAGCCTACTATCAGGAACTCCAGAAAAAATACCCCATCATCTCCATTGAGGACGGCTGCGCGGAGAACGACTGGGAAGGCTGGGAACAGCTCACCAGGGCCATGGGGCACAATACCCAGCTTGTGGGGGATGACCTGTTCGTCACGAACGTGGAATTCCTGAACCTGGGCATTTCCCGCCATGTGGCGAACGCCGTGCTGGTGAAAGTCAACCAGATCGGCTCCCTGACGGAAACGCTGGATACGGTGGAACTGGCCAAGGACAACAAATACTCCGCCATCATCTCCCACCGCTCCGGGGAAACGGAAGACGCCACCATCGCAGACATCGCCGTGGCAACCAACGCCGGGCAGATCAAGACCGGCTCCCTGAGCCGCTCCGACCGCATGGCCAAATACAACCAGCTCCTTAGAATTGAAGAGGAACTGGGGGATGACGCAGTTTATGGTGGCAAAATCCACATTCTATGA
- a CDS encoding LL-diaminopimelate aminotransferase: MPNINDNFLKLQAGYLFPEIGRRVNAFIESHPEAAKRLIRCGIGDVTEPLPMAAIEAMHEAVDDLACHERFHGYGPEQGYFWLREAIAKKAFQAHGVHVEVDEIYVSDGAKCDTGNILDIFGPGNKIAVPDPVYPVYVDTNVMAGNTGDPGADGSYEGLVYLPCTPENDFVPQLPDEHVDLIYLCFPNNPTGAVANRNELLKWVEYARANHAIILYDSAYEAFIQDSSVPRSIFEIPGARDCAIEFRSFSKQGGFTGVRCGYVVIPKDLHGHDSRGNKVLISQLWSRRTSTKFNGASYIVQRGAAALFTLEGMAQTAVLISHYLGNAALLLNACRQAGMRVWGGENAPYVWVQCPDGLDSWQMFDKMLYEANVVITPGSGFGSRGEGFFRISAFNSRENVDEVCRRIHSLFAR; the protein is encoded by the coding sequence ATGCCTAATATTAACGATAACTTCCTCAAGCTGCAGGCGGGATATTTGTTCCCGGAAATAGGGCGCCGCGTGAATGCGTTCATTGAGTCCCACCCGGAGGCGGCCAAAAGGCTGATCCGCTGCGGCATCGGAGACGTGACGGAGCCTCTGCCCATGGCGGCCATTGAGGCCATGCATGAGGCGGTGGACGATCTGGCGTGCCATGAGCGTTTTCACGGCTACGGGCCGGAACAGGGGTATTTCTGGCTGAGGGAGGCGATTGCCAAAAAAGCCTTCCAGGCCCATGGCGTACATGTGGAGGTGGATGAGATTTACGTGTCTGACGGCGCCAAGTGTGATACGGGCAACATTCTGGACATTTTCGGCCCGGGCAACAAGATCGCCGTGCCGGACCCGGTTTATCCCGTGTATGTGGATACCAATGTGATGGCCGGCAATACCGGGGATCCCGGCGCGGACGGTTCGTATGAAGGGCTGGTGTATCTTCCCTGCACGCCGGAGAATGATTTTGTGCCCCAACTGCCTGATGAACATGTGGATTTGATTTACCTGTGCTTCCCGAACAATCCTACGGGAGCCGTCGCCAACCGGAATGAACTGCTGAAGTGGGTGGAGTATGCCCGGGCGAACCATGCCATCATCCTGTATGATTCCGCGTATGAGGCCTTTATTCAGGATTCCTCCGTTCCCAGGTCCATTTTTGAGATCCCCGGCGCGCGGGACTGTGCCATTGAGTTCCGCTCCTTTTCCAAGCAGGGCGGCTTTACAGGGGTGCGCTGCGGCTACGTGGTGATTCCCAAAGACTTGCACGGCCATGATTCCCGGGGAAACAAGGTTCTCATCAGCCAGCTCTGGAGCCGCCGCACCAGCACGAAGTTCAACGGCGCTTCCTACATCGTCCAGCGGGGTGCCGCGGCCCTGTTCACGCTGGAAGGCATGGCGCAGACCGCCGTGCTGATCAGCCATTACCTGGGGAATGCCGCACTGCTGCTGAATGCCTGCCGCCAGGCGGGAATGCGCGTGTGGGGCGGGGAAAACGCCCCGTATGTATGGGTGCAGTGCCCGGACGGCCTGGATAGCTGGCAGATGTTTGACAAGATGCTGTATGAGGCGAATGTGGTTATTACGCCCGGTTCCGGTTTCGGTTCCAGGGGGGAAGGGTTCTTCCGCATTTCCGCGTTCAATTCACGGGAGAACGTGGATGAGGTCTGCCGCCGCATTCACTCCCTGTTCGCCAGATAA
- a CDS encoding sulfatase-like hydrolase/transferase — protein MIVILADDLGYGDLGCTGSKQIKTPSLDRLAKEGVFCSRAYVTAPMCSPSRMGLLTGRFPKRYGITTNPNIQVDYLPESHYGLPQTEKLIPEYLKPCGYRSAVFGKWHLGHTQGYTPPERGFTRWWGFLGGSRSYFPVKKEAEGLNPSMIVSNFTDKTGITYLTDDITDRAVEFLQESKKDKKPFFMFVSYNAPHWPNEAKPEDIAKFKNVQDRERRIYCAMVYAMDKGIGRILDALKKDGLEKDTIVVFLSDNGGAPEASSCNAPFRGAKRQHFEGGVRVPFIIRYPADKRLAPGSVCKQPVSTVDLLPALLKANGRQIPKKLDGMDILELVGNKKAPVPRTFFWCTDYTSAVLDGDMKYLLVADRAPQFYSVTDDPQEQKDLYFSRHGDADSLARKLGTYLTTTPACRFPDSISWSAKLMREYDKTMPDKQPE, from the coding sequence ATGATTGTCATTCTGGCGGATGACCTGGGTTACGGGGATTTGGGCTGCACGGGGTCCAAGCAGATTAAGACTCCTTCCCTCGACCGGCTGGCGAAGGAGGGCGTGTTCTGTTCCCGGGCGTATGTGACGGCGCCGATGTGTTCCCCCTCCCGCATGGGGCTGCTGACGGGACGCTTTCCGAAGCGCTACGGCATTACTACGAATCCCAATATCCAGGTGGATTACCTTCCGGAGTCCCATTACGGACTTCCCCAGACGGAGAAGCTGATTCCGGAGTATTTGAAGCCTTGCGGGTACCGGAGCGCGGTGTTCGGCAAGTGGCATCTGGGCCACACGCAGGGGTATACGCCGCCGGAACGCGGCTTTACGCGCTGGTGGGGGTTCCTGGGCGGTTCCCGGTCTTATTTTCCCGTGAAGAAGGAGGCTGAGGGCCTGAATCCCTCCATGATTGTGTCCAATTTTACGGATAAGACGGGCATTACCTACCTGACGGACGACATTACGGACAGGGCGGTGGAGTTCCTTCAGGAGTCCAAGAAGGATAAAAAGCCGTTTTTCATGTTCGTTTCCTACAATGCCCCCCATTGGCCCAACGAAGCCAAGCCGGAGGACATCGCCAAATTCAAGAACGTGCAGGACAGGGAACGCCGGATTTATTGCGCCATGGTGTATGCGATGGACAAGGGAATAGGCCGTATTCTGGACGCCTTGAAGAAGGACGGCCTGGAAAAGGATACGATTGTCGTTTTCCTTTCGGACAACGGAGGCGCGCCGGAAGCCTCTTCCTGCAACGCCCCTTTCCGGGGAGCCAAGAGGCAGCATTTTGAGGGGGGCGTGCGCGTGCCTTTCATCATCAGGTATCCGGCGGACAAGAGGCTGGCGCCCGGCAGCGTCTGCAAGCAGCCCGTTTCCACGGTGGACCTGCTTCCCGCTCTGCTGAAGGCAAATGGCCGTCAAATTCCCAAGAAGCTGGACGGCATGGATATTCTGGAGCTGGTGGGCAATAAAAAGGCGCCCGTTCCGCGCACATTCTTCTGGTGCACGGATTATACGTCCGCCGTGCTGGACGGGGATATGAAGTACCTGCTGGTGGCGGACCGCGCGCCGCAGTTTTACAGCGTTACGGATGATCCCCAGGAACAGAAGGATTTATATTTTTCCAGGCATGGGGATGCGGATTCCCTGGCCAGGAAGCTGGGAACGTACCTGACCACGACGCCTGCCTGCCGTTTCCCGGACAGCATCAGCTGGTCCGCCAAGCTGATGAGGGAATACGACAAGACCATGCCGGACAAACAGCCTGAATGA